The window TTCGGCCTGCTCCGCGGCCGGGAGTTCATCATGAAGGACGCCTACTCCTTCGACGCGTCGCAGGACGGCATGCGGGCGTCCTACCAGCTCATGTACGACGCCTACTGCCGGGTCTTCGACCGCCTCGGCCTCACCTACACGCCGGTGGAGGCGGACGCCGGCGCCATCGGCGGCGACGTCAACCACGAGTTCATGGTCCCGAGCTCGATCGGCGAGGACCACTTCGCCCGTTGCACCAAGGGCGACTACGCGGCGAACACCGACGCGGCCACCACGGGCGAGCGGTCCCTGCCCGAGCCCCCCGACGAGGCGCTCGAGGAGCACCACACGCCCGACCGGCCCGGCATCGAGATGGTCGTCGAGTTCTTCGCCGACCGCGGCCTCACCGCCGCCGGGATGCTCAAGTGCCTCGCCGTGGCCGACGCCGACGGCAACCCCGTGGTCGTGCTCGTCCCCGGCGACCGGGACGTCCGTGTCCCCGCCGGCATGCGCCCGTTCGAGGAGGCCGACTTCGAGCGGCACCCGGAGCTGGTGAAGGGCTACATCGGCCCCATGGGCCTGCGGGAGAAGGGCGTGCGCGTCCTCGCCGACCACGCCGTGCGCCCCGGCGGGCCGTGGGTGACGGGTGCCAACCGGCCCGACCACCACGTCACCGGCGCCACCCTGGGCCGCGACTTCACCGTCGCCGACTGGGGCAGCTACGCCACGGTGGCCGACGGCGACCCCTGCCCCCGCTGCGGCGCGCCGCTGGAGCTGGTGCAGTCGGTGGAGGCCGGTCACACGTTCCAGCTGGGGCTGACCTACTCGGCGAAGATCCCGGGCGCCACGTTCACCGACGAGGCGGGGGCCGAGCACCCCTACTGGATGGGCTGCTACGGCATCGGCATCAGCCGGGCACCCGCCGTCGTCGCCGAGGAGCACCACGACGAGGCCGGCCTGGTGTGGCCCGCCGAGGTGGCGCCCTACCGCGTGCACCTCCTGTCCCTCGGCGCCGGCCGCAGCCCCGAGGTGGCCGAGGCGGCCGACCGCCTCTACGGCGAGCTCACGGCCGCCGGCGTGGCCGTGCTCTACGACGACCGCGACGCGTCACCCGGCGTCAAGTTCGCCGATGCCGACCTCCTCGGCATGCCCACCCAGCTCATCGTGGGCGCCAAGGGACTGGACCGGGGCGTGGTCGAGCGCAAGGACCGCCGCACCGGCGAACGCGACGAACTCCCCGCCGACGGGATCGCCGCCGCGTTCGCGACCTAGGCTCGCGCACCCCCGGCCCCGGCCACGCGCCGCGAATCGGCCCGAAGCGATGCGGCGCTATACTCGCGAGGCTGCATCGATCGATTTCGTCGGTTCGGAGCGTGGGCGGGGGCCCACGCTTTTGTCTGTCGGTACGAGGAGAGGAGGATGACGAGTGGACCCTGCGGCACGGGTGCGTGAGCTCGTGGAACCGGTGCTGGCCGCCGACGGCTTCGAGCTGGTCGACGCCCGGTTCTCGTCCGGTGCCCTGCAGATCTTCGTCGACCGTCCCGGCGGCATCGACCTCGACGCCGTCGCCGCCGTCAGCACCACCGTCTCGCAGCTGCTGGACGAGCACGACCCCGTCCCGGGCCGCTACACGCTCGAGGTCTCGAGCCCCGGGGTGGAGCGCCCGCTCCGCCGCCCCGAGCACTTCGCCCGCTTCGTGGGGACCACCGTGAACGTGAAGACCCGCCCCGACGTGGCGGGGGAGCGCCGCGTGCAGGGGCTGCTGGAGGCCGCCGACGACGAGGGCGTCGTCGTGGCCGGCCGGCGCCTCGCCTACGGCGAGATCGAGCGGGCCCGCACCGTGTTCGAGTGGGGTCCCGCACCCAAGCCGGGCTCGCGGCCGGGCAAGCGCCGCGCCGTCCCGGCGACCGAGAGGGCGGTGTCATGAAGGGCAACTTCGAGTTCATGGAGGCGCTCCAGCTGGTGGCGCGCGAGAAGGGGATCGCGGTCGACACCCTCCTCGACGCGCTGGCCAACGCGCTGGTCGCCGCCTACAAGCGCATGCCGAACGCCGCCGAGGAGGCGGTCGTCACCATCGACCCCGAGAACATGGAGTTCCGGGTCTACGCCCAGGAGCTGGACGAGGACGGCACCGTCGTCCGGGAGTGGGACGACACGCCCGACAACTTCGGCCGCATCGCCGCCCAGACGGCCAAGCAGGTCATCTTCCAGCGGATCCGGGAGGCCGAGCGCGACCTCAAGTACGAGGAGTACGCCGGCCGCGAGGGCGACATCGTCACCGGCATCATCCAGCAGAGCGACAACCGCTACACCCTCCTGGACCTGGGCAAGGTGGAGGCCCTGCTGCC of the Acidimicrobiales bacterium genome contains:
- the rimP gene encoding ribosome maturation factor RimP, whose translation is MRELVEPVLAADGFELVDARFSSGALQIFVDRPGGIDLDAVAAVSTTVSQLLDEHDPVPGRYTLEVSSPGVERPLRRPEHFARFVGTTVNVKTRPDVAGERRVQGLLEAADDEGVVVAGRRLAYGEIERARTVFEWGPAPKPGSRPGKRRAVPATERAVS
- a CDS encoding proline--tRNA ligase gives rise to the protein MRMSRLLLRTLRDAPSDAEAVSHQLLVRAGYIRRVASGVYTFLPLGWRVLRNVERIVREEMDGAGAQEILMPIIQPSELWAQTGRLHTMQDILFTLEGKGGDFVLAPTHEELVTATVAAEVDSYRDLPLNVYQIQFKYRDEARPRFGLLRGREFIMKDAYSFDASQDGMRASYQLMYDAYCRVFDRLGLTYTPVEADAGAIGGDVNHEFMVPSSIGEDHFARCTKGDYAANTDAATTGERSLPEPPDEALEEHHTPDRPGIEMVVEFFADRGLTAAGMLKCLAVADADGNPVVVLVPGDRDVRVPAGMRPFEEADFERHPELVKGYIGPMGLREKGVRVLADHAVRPGGPWVTGANRPDHHVTGATLGRDFTVADWGSYATVADGDPCPRCGAPLELVQSVEAGHTFQLGLTYSAKIPGATFTDEAGAEHPYWMGCYGIGISRAPAVVAEEHHDEAGLVWPAEVAPYRVHLLSLGAGRSPEVAEAADRLYGELTAAGVAVLYDDRDASPGVKFADADLLGMPTQLIVGAKGLDRGVVERKDRRTGERDELPADGIAAAFAT